The genomic DNA GAGGTGTTCGCGGGCAAGTACGAGAGCCTGTTCAAAGGACAGGGCGTGGAGTTCGCCGAGGTGCGCGAGTACCTTCCCGGCGACGACGTTCGAACCATCGACTGGAACGTGACGGCGCGCACCGGTCGGCCGTTCGTGAAGAAGCACGAGGAGGAGCGCGAGCTCACCGTGCTGCTGGTGGTCGAC from Pseudomonadota bacterium includes the following:
- a CDS encoding DUF58 domain-containing protein, whose protein sequence is MLNEETRRRIRRIEISTARLVEEVFAGKYESLFKGQGVEFAEVREYLPGDDVRTIDWNVTARTGRPFVKKHEEERELTVLLVVD